A region of the Apium graveolens cultivar Ventura chromosome 6, ASM990537v1, whole genome shotgun sequence genome:
ATGGGATCCTATATCAAACGTCTTGTGTGTACAAGCCACAGCAGAATGCACTCGTTGAGCGTAAGCACAGGCAGATTTTGGAGGTGGCACGGGCGCTGAAATTTCAGTCTGGACTGCCCATTGCCTACTGGGGAGAGTGTGTCCTTACAGCAGTTTACATAATCAATAGAATTCCCACAATAGCCCTGCAGAATAAAATTCCTTATGAAGTTTTGCTTGAGTCTCTAGTTGACTATGAAGAAATAAAGGTGTTTGGCTGCCTTGCTTTCTCTGCAAATCCGGCAACAAAGGGCGATAAGTTTCAACCACGAGGCTTTCCATGTGTCTTCTTGGGATATCCTCCATTAAAAAAGGGATTCAGATTACTCAATTTGATTACAAATGAAATGTTTATTTCTAGAGATGTGAAGTTTAATGAGAAAGTGTTTCCCTTTAATGACAAGTTTAAAAATGCGTACATGGAGCTAGTGCCAGAGCCTGTGCAGCTGGACAACTCTATACCTATACAGGATGATGACATATTCTGTGAAGAGGTCCAGAACGAAGATGCAGAGCATGATGTTGGAGATGAACATGAGGGTGATGCACAAAATAGTGAAGAGCCTGTTTTGAGACGATCCACACGTCAAGTGACGCATCCTGCATGGATGTCTGACTATGTAACCAATGCTAATGCCAATGCAGTGACAACTCAAGAGGTACAATTACAGTTTTGTTGTTTTTTGTCCGCATTGGATAAAGTTGTGGATCCCGTAACCTACAGAGAGGCTGTTAAGAAACAATGTTGGATCGATGCTATGAACGCAGAGTTAGAGGCACTTGAGACAAACAACACTTGGGATATCGTGGATTTGCCAGAGGACAAACATGCCATTGGATCGAAATGGGTTTATAGGACTAAGTATAATCCGGATGGTTCGATTGAAAGGTACAAATCCAGGCTAGTCATCCTGGGTAACAAACAGGTCCATGGCATTGATTTTACTGAAACATTTGCGCCTGTAGCGAAGCTGTCCACTGTACGAGCTCTTCTAGCAGTTGCAGCTATGCAGAACTGGGTTGTTTGTCAAATGGATGTCAGCAATGCTTTCTTAAATGGAGACTTGGATGAGGTAGTGTACATGAAGATGCCACCTGGTTATGAAGGCATGGGCAGCAGAATTCCATCTTTGAACATGGCAACACCAATGACTGCCAATACTCACAAAGTTTGTCGTTTGAAGAAAGCTTTATATGGTCTACGGCAGGCATCTCGCCAATGGTTTGCTAAGCTGTCACACACCCTGAAGCTGAATGAATTACGTGCAATCTAAAGCTGATTACAACTTGTTTTCATTCACCAAGGGCAGCAATATCACAGTGATTCTGGTATATGTAGATGACATCCTTATTTCAGGTGATTCGGACAATGATATGACAGAGTTGAAGCGTGTTCTTTCTCAACACTTTCACATGAGGGACATGGGAGCACCTCGTTATTTTTTGGGCCTTGAAATCGATAGATCATGCTCAGGATTTTTTGTTTCTCAGCGAAAATACACGACTGATTTACTCAAGGAATATGGCATGAGTAAGATTACACCTCTGAAGCTTCCAATGGATGTTCACCTGAAGCTGACTCCTCAAAAAGGTGACTTGCTAGCTGATCCCACACCTTATCAGCGTCTAGTTGGAAAGCTGGTCTACTTGACGATAACTCGTCTTGACATTACTTTCTCGATTCACATCCTATCTCAATTCATGCAGCAACCTACTATTATTCATATGCAGGCAGGAAAACATTTACTCAGGTATTTAGCTGGTAGTGTTGGGCAAGGAATATTGTTGGCTTCTACATCTGCAGCACAGCTCACTGCTTACTGTGATAGCGACTGAGCGAGTTGTCCTATCACCAGGAAGTCTACTAGTGGTTTCTGTGTATTACTGGGCAGTTCTCCTATATCATGGAAGATGAAGAAGCAATCTTTTGTAGCCAGGTCAACTGCTGAATCAGAGTATCGTGCCATGGCATTAACGGCATGTGAGATCACTTGGTTGGTGGCACTACTCAAGGATCTGGGCATTCATAAGTTACCTCCTACGCTGCTGAACTGTGATAACAAAGCTGCACTTTCCATTGCAACCAATCCCGTGCTTCATGAGAGGACTAAGCACATCGAGATTGACTGCCACTACATTCGCGACAAGATCACTGCAGGAGAAATTGTAACTCAGCATGTTCCCAGCTATGCACAAGCAGCGGACATCCTCACCAAGCCATTGTCTGTGAAACAACACTATGGTCTGCTCAACAAGCTTGGAATGACCTCTCAGCTTGAGGGGGAGTAATGAAGATGCAACACTCGTCATTTCAATTCATGTTATTTACTGATATTTCATTCCACTTATGTCAAGGTGACAGCTAGCATAAGTAGAAGGGTAGTGTAGTCTTTTAATCATCAAGTTGTTAGTAGTGGATAGCATAAAAAGCACAAGTCAGTATCATTCCAAAATCGAATCAAAAAGTAGCATTTCTTTCTGTGTAAAATAGTCTCTGCATTCTCTCTTTTCCTTTCTTCTTTGTTTGCAATTGGCTTTTCATTTTGTCTTTAATTTTTAGTGGACCCGTAGTGGCTACTACACCTCTGGAAGCTGAGACATTGGCATTGATATCACTATTGAAAGTGATCCACAACAATATCCTGCATGACAAaatgataattattcacataGACTTATATAACTTGTGGTATAATATACAAAAATTTACAGCAGGGTTGACAGACACGGTGGAATACATGGAAGCTCTCACACTGGAAGATTATGACTATATCAAGATAGCTCATATTTCCCGCACTAATAATATTGGCGCTGATTATCTTGCCAAGGAGGGACTCAATAAGCACACAATTGTTATGGGCTGGATATAACTTGGGCTTTATACATAATACGAGTTGGATAACTTGGGCTATTTATATGAGTATTTCCTTCACAATGGTCCACTTGATGATCAATTGCCTACGTATTCTCATATACATCATGGTTCATTTCCCAAttacataatttttatttttccttaGCACACGGCTCTAGGTAAGATTTATATAACTACTAAATCTCTTTACATCTTTTCACGTCTTTCTTTCCGGCATCTGTACACCATCCCTCTACTCTCCCTACATCACTACAGAGCACGCCCCTGGTCTGTCCCCCCACCGCGGAGCCTTCAAGGTTAATGTTCATGTCCTCCAGTCAGCTCGACAATTCAATGGTAACAACAACGGTATTGGTGTGATCATCAGAGATCATCGTGGTCGTATGCTAAAGGCATATTCTGGGACAATGCGCGGCCTCTCCACTGTGGCGACACAACTGTGGGCAATTCATCTAGGACTGAACCAAGCTCGACTAGCAAACTGTGAGCTTCTCACATTGGAAACTGATAATTTCAATCCTTATTTTGAAATTAAACGCAAGGATGGGAGAGGGGACAGGGCGTGCTTCTGGATTGTTGAACAGATCAAGAAGCTATTAGGTTTTAACCTTGAGTGGGAGAACAATCTCCATTATGTGGCAGAGTCGGCGAACCGTTCAGCACACTATCTGGCTGCTGTTGGCCTCAACAACTGGGATCCTATGCATGTGATCATTTAGCCTTTTGGCAGACTTCAGGAGAAGCTCGATTTGGATATGGGTTTCGGGCCATCCATCCCCCAGCTTCAAATATCTCCTATCCCCGCTGATAGGATTGGATTTGTGAGAGGGTTTTCCCCTTCTGAAGGAGTTGTGGTGTTTTATGGAGCGGTGGAAGTTTAAGATTTTCATTCTGAGATCGGAGATGTCGCAGCGGCAGTGGCGGCATGAGTCTGTTGCATGGCACCTGTTGCATGCTTTTTGTTTTTACAAGTTACAAGTTGTAACTTACAACCCATCATTTTATTTCACTTCCTCTGTTTATCTAGGTTCTGGTAGTCCTGTTCTGTTTCCTTTCTCTTGCCCATTTTTATGGGGTTTATATGGGCTAGGTTGGGCTTCTTGACATTTGTTCATGAAGTATTACCAACctttttaatgaaaaatattaattataaaaaaaaatatattgttTTTTATAAGATACGTCATATTTCAAGGATATCACTTACATATACATGTGTGTgtttaattattatcaaataatattatcaaataatattattaaatatctTGAATGACAAGtttcatattttaaaattttaaatataaataaatttaaaaaatatattaaaaataatctaTATATCGCACACATTCTTATAAACTATATGATCAGAGAATATAATAAGACCTGGACTTATACTTCCATATCCGCCTCAGTTTATACTGCATATGTCTCGACTCTTATTTATTCGTTTTGAAACTAGTCCCAAACTGAAAGTTTTCGAgaatatatatcatatcaacattaGTACTAACATGCTTATATCACGCTAAATCACTAATAAAAAATCACTTCAATCTTCGATTATAACTAGTTGTAGTTTTATCGCGTAAATTATAatcattaaaatttttaaatcaaatataTAATTAGATATAATAGTAATCATATAAAttagtaaaatatttgaatattttttttatatcaacaatctaaataattataaattataatatcATAATTAAAATTCATGACCTATTTAATTGTGTCGAATATATATTTCAATATCTAATTACCGTGTTAGtgtataaatttatttattttaaaatctaattATTATAAATAGTTATTATAATATAGTGAAAGATATATTTGCTTATACTTATTCAAATATACttatttttttaacaaatataattaataaaatattaaaatataaataataaaatgcaattatttaaaacaaccgTGCATCACACATGTTTTAAGCTAGTAATTATAacaataattttattaaatattttaacaTATCACTATTTTTTTGTCTTTCCTTCGAAAACTTCTTTTGCTTTTCTTTCATACtagcctataacccgtgcgatgcactgactttataatatttgtaattttattattttgttatttcGTACaactaaattataaaaataatggttatatattattgaaattaataaaattaaaatatttacatattattttttatgtattatatattattgaaggattcaaaatttcaatagttaaaattttaaaaagtctTTTCTTCTTCTGCAATCTATATGGCGGGTGTAGGATATATACGAAAGTGAGAGTCTTGAATATAAGTGTATATGGATGATTTTCTATTGTTTTTTAATTTTTCcttgatttaataaatattttattatattataatttgaattaataaaattaattttggaagtgtttgatttcctactaagaaagaagttgagtgatcatagagtttgtagttatatgagatacatgatttatttattttgattaaataatatttggttaaactttttttggaaggtgttaacatattttttaggaaggtggtaaccaaccgaccaaatgaaaccatatttcgcttataatagtagAGTATAGATAGatatatttgtaattttattattttgttatttcgtaaaactaaattataaaaataatggttatatattattgaaattaaaatatttacgtaatattttatatgtattatatattatttaaagattcaaaatttcaatagttaaaattttaaaaagtctTTTCTTATTCTGCAATCTATATGGCGGGTGTAGGGCTTATACGAAAGTGGAGTCTTGAATATAAGTTTATATGGATGATTTGCTATTCTTTTTAAATTTTTCtttgatttaataaatattttaattttggaagtgtttgaTTTCCTACTAAGAAACAAGTTGGTGCTCTTAGATATCAATCTGGATtataattcatagagtttgtagttatattagataaatgatttatttattttaattaaatattatttgtttaaactatttttggaaggtgttaacatatttttttaggaaggtgttaacAACCTACCAAACGAAAAGCTTACAATAGTATAGTACATATAGATAGATTTTATCCTCTTTTTTTTTCTGTTCTGTGACCCAAAAACTCGAGTGTCACAGGTTTTTTAAAGGACTTGCTTCGCATTGCTCAGTCGACCCTGCATGACGAGCCAACCTAGTTTTATACTATAATTATTAGTCATTAAATAACACAATAGTGAAATTGCAAGATGCATAGTTTAGCTAATCCCATGAGTAGAGCTCCAGGGAAGAATATAGCACGCGCTAACATCATGCTGAAACGCCTCCAACTCCAGGGTGAGGTTTTGCCAAAGGGACCTCGAGCTGTATTCTTAGCAACTCTATTTGGAAACAGTAGATGCATTCTGGCAAAAAACATAAAAATTTAGAACTTAGCACCACTGCACTCAGTGATCTCTAACCCTATTCGTAGCAACAATATTCTTGAACATGTTTTTAATCGCTGGGGTTGTGCTCATTTATTTAAAGTACATTATTAGGCTAATTTTAGAAAGCCGTAAACATTGATTCTGAGGTGAAGCTGTAACAGAGAACCGCCATATTATAAGTTGTTTTCTTGACATAATTTTTTTTCCTGGATGACATCTTTCTATAATCACAGTAGCTGCCGCTGATTATGCTTTTGGGACGATAAAATTTTGAAAAGtgacatttttaaaattaaacctTAAGCTCAGGAAGCATCATGTTACATTGATCCTATTGAAAGTTATGGAATTCGTCAAGTGCCgatgtaacaccccagtcccacatcgagaaGATTTGagacttctgttcagtttataaggtaaagtactactactacgtgcaccaacaaatcatgatcttttgagggcctgtggtgggcttgtcgtaaTCCAAGTTGGCTGCACTCGAGACAGTATGCTTCGGCTTATTTCGGACTCGTAATCGGTATGCTTCGGCTTATTTCAGACTcgtaatcgggacttgacccgattttcgaaaaaggctcgggatttgaccAGGGTTATCACAGGCGATCTGCAAACTGCAAAGCTCATACATAGCATTTGGTTGTAAGAAAGTGCAAACCCTTTTGGAAAGATAAACAGGTGAACAGATTAGTCAAAATAGGTAACCCCTTAACGATTATGCATCTCGCAGATAATATGTGTACTGTAATATAAGCAAGGTGACACATTGCTGCCGCATTGCTACATAGAAGCTTTTTATTGCATTTTCAATATGAATGGTGCCTGAAACAATGTCTATATTTGCTCTGCAACTGCTCAATAATATGAACATGTAAATCTTCAAGTCGGTGTAGAATCTTGAAATCCCTATTACATCTGAAGAATGATACATTTGAcattaatataataaaaataataatgttAGCACTAAACATGATCACTTGTTCCATTTTAGAGGTCCACAAGGCCACCAAATGAAGATGTATTTCTTGCCGACTTGCCCTGTCTGTTACCTAATGAGTGCATTGCACTTGCACATCCTTACTCCACTTATGTTCTAGACTCTGACTATTTATTACCCCAAAGATAATTTCTTTTTGTTTAGCaattgattaataattaaaacttTGTTTGTGGACGGATGATATAAGTCACCTGCATTCAAATAGATGAACTGAGATTTCAAAAATCGTCACTTATAAATTCGCAATGACAATCATATCGACCAGAAGGAGTTTGTTATAGATTGGGTTTTCTTACAGCACCCGTATACAACCTGTTTAAGTACTCTTTATTGATAATTTTTTGTAGGTGGTATTAAATTTTGATTATCAACGAACTCAATTTCGATTCTCCcgaatattataaaaaatttctTTATTCAATGTATTTTTTAGTTTTACCGCGTTCTCATTTTCGATAACCATGCATttacataatatttttttatcataAGAAATCCGCAACCGCTTATTTATTTTCTTCTAATTTCAAGttcaaatataattatatttttaaattaaattatatttctacatatatttgtaatattttaataTCATTCGTTCTTCGTTTAATAGATATGACATGGTCATTAATTTATATTTTTGCAAAAACAAGTCATATCACATACAACAAATGTCTTatttaaatacattatatatttGATAAAATTAATAATGATTTGTATCTATAACATGCACTTTGACTCTAGTAAAGAACTAGCTACATTTTAAGTTGGTACATTTTATTTAACAAATAGTTCAGACTTCGAAATACAATATACACGTCTATTTTCTATTATATTCATACAATGTCATTGTTATAAATTATTTATCCAATTGTTGAATCATGATTATCATGGTcagattaaaaaaaatccaagatcttttatAATTTATAGTAATTGACATGCATTTTAATAAGACTTATAACGGCAGTCTCTTCACTAAAAAATGTTAATTTGTTAAAATACTGACTTAAATTTCCTTTTGTCAGGGTCTTAGCTCATATGAGATTTTAGTAATATTTTACTTCTTTTAGTTCAAAATTGATATGATTCTTAAATAATTATGATTATTTTACACTTGTCTTGGATTACGTATACTgttttaatattgaattgatgCAAAATTCAAGTTAGGGTTAGGTTGCGTTAGACtttcataaaaattaaaattaattatttttttaggATTTTTTTATCATTCTGATAACATATTAAGTATAAGCCTAATTTAACTTTAATTTTAATTCTGAATAAATTCCAAATGTTTTTTTAATATAACaatttacaattatatatattgGTCTGCTTCATTAACTCCCAAatttaatttctaaaatcataCTTACTTGAGCTTTTAATACAAAACGAGAAGAACAAATTAAAAATAGATATTCAAAGTGCATTCGTAATATTCATTCTGTCTCCCATCATCCCATGATAAACAACTCTGCATCTGCCAGCGAAGCTTACAGCTCGACATTGTCTTTACTTTGAGCTTCTCTTCTCAGAGTTTCATATCCAAGTCAACTTTTGTCATAACAAAAACAATACATTCACTAAGGTATTTCTTATACTTCTTATTGCTCAATTGACCATACCATAACATTTTTACCCAAATCTTTGAATAATTTCATCTCATCTGCATCAAAACCCCTTTGCTATGTAATGGGCATGTTTAAATTTTGGTAAAGTTTGAATCTTTAGTTGAAAAATCATTTCTTGAATCAGATTTGTGTAAAGGGTCATTGTCAGTTTTTGTAGttcttgattcttgaaagtttaAATTTTGGTAAAGTTATAATCTTTAGTTGGAAAATCAATTTTTGAATTAGATTTGAGTAAAGGGTCTGTGTCAGTTTTTGTAGttcttgattcttgaaagtttaaattttggtaaagttgaaatctttagctgaaaattcatttttttgATTAGATTTGAGTAAAGGGTCAGTGTCATTTTTTGTAGTTcttgattcttgaaattgttcgcacatacatacacacactgATGGGGAAGGGAGGAGGCTGTGTTCCAAGCAAAAAGAAAGCACCTTTGGGTGTATCTGGACAAGATGCACCAGATGTAGTAAGTGATAGATCAATTACAGTTGAGGAGCAAAGCCAAGTTTCTGATGTAAGACCTCAAATTCAAGATGAGGTTTTGCAAACAATTAAGAAATTGAGGATTTTTATTGTGTTTTACTCAATGTATGGGCATGTGGAAAGTCTTGCAAAGAGGATGAAGAAAGGGGTGGATGGGATTGATGGGGTTGAAGGGGTTTTGTATCGGGTTCCAGAAACTATGTCACAGGAGGTTTTGGAGCAAATGAAGGTGCCTTCTAAGGGGGATGAGATTCCAGTGATATCTGTTGATGATTTGGTAGAGGCTGATGGTTTGTTGTTTGGATTCCCGACAAGGTTTGGTAGTATGTCTTCACAAATGAAGGCATTTTTTGATTCAACTGGGAAGTTGTGGAATGAGCAGAAGCTTGCTGGGGTGCCTGCAGGATTCTTTGTGAGTACGGGCACACAAGGGGGTGGACAAGAAACCACGGCGTAAGTTGAAATTCTGGTTGCACAAATTTACCCTCATAATCATTGAAATAGCTTTTTTATCGTATTCTCTTTTGATATAGTTTACTGACGGAGTCAAGTTTCTGCGCTGAACTATACAGTATTTTACTTTGAATAGAATGTGTACTGCTAGTAATTTTGGAGATTCCTATACAGAGGAGGCATAAATATCATACAATAATTTTGTCCATATAAAACAATCACAGAAGTTATTGTTACTTATAATATTACAAAGAGTAGATTGTCTGTATCGAATAGGTTATGACAGGTCACTGTTCATTCATTTGGGTAATTTTTTTAGCAGAGTTTCCTTAAACAGGTTGACAAATTTATATGAAAAGCATAGGTATTAGTACTGAGAGGTGTAATTACAGGATGTTCAAGTGGGTTCGAGACTTCATAAGTATAGATAGATAAAATCATTGTCAAAGACTGAATGATCAAACTGAATAATATAAAAAAATGGTTAACCATTATTTGATCATAGTTTATGCTCAGGTTAAGGTTGCATTTCACACATGTTGGTTGTAGATATGAAATGCAGGCATTATAATCTTTTTGTGTGTGTGATTGTTTTAGTGACACATACTTTAGGATTTGACTGAGGGATCTCATTAGTTACAGGGTTTTTAGGCCCGAAATTTACCTTGCTTCATCACTTACTTTTGAGAGAGAGAGTTCCTTTAAGTTGGTAGATACAGATATTTCATAGAAGTCGAAACTTTTAGTGAATAAAAAGATGCCTTTTGGCATAGCCAAGTCAATTTCGGTTCATGAAACCAAGATAAGGCCATGGGGAAATAAAAGACACATTCTACCCCCTGTGCCCTCGTGATTACTTGCTTGGAGTGCAACTCATCGTGAATCCTTGCTTTGAGTGCAACCACGACTCCTTTCCTTGAGCCCTGACTTGAGCCTGAGAAACTGTCTGTCTAAACCACCAACAGCCTGACTTTCCTTGAGTGTGGGGGTTCTAAATCGATTATTGGTGATGCCTATATGTCTTAATGGTGATAATATTGCTAACTCGTACTAAGACCTTGCCTATATGCCTTGTTGGTGATAAAATTGCTAACTCGTACTAAGACCTTCCACTTTGGCTTAGCTTGACTGATTATATGAAAAGCCATTCACCATGAGCTTATTGTACGTCAATAATTTTATGTATGCAATCTTTCTTTTTCCATATGACAGATACATGAGCTCAATTCCTTTTTAGTGTTTCACGGATGGCAATAATCATATTTTTTCCCACTGCAGTTGGACAGCCATTACTCAATTAGTCCATCATGGAATGCTGTATGTTCCAGTAGGATATACATTTGGAGCCGGAATGTTTAACATGGAAACCGTAAGAGGAGGTTCTCCTTATGGTTCTGGGACTTACTCAGGCGATGGCACAAGACAACCAAGTGATACAGAGCTTGCACTAGCAGAGCACCAGGGCAAGTACATGGCCATGATTGTCAAGAGACTTTCTCAGCCTCAATCATCTGAATGAAATCAATGCACCGGCTAGTTTTTATCAACACCTTTTATACAGCTCCTGATTCATTTGCAGATATGGTTTTGTAATTTGTTTGTATGTATGACAGTAAAACATTTCATGTTAGATTAAATACCCAAAGCCCAATTCTTGTACTATGATATTTGATTGATTGTTGAGAATATTGAGAATTTGATTTGTTTATATAAGAGTTTGTTTTGTCACTTGTCAGCTCTTCATAGTCATGTATATAGTTCttaaaaatgtttaatgaatatgAGGAAAACAGGACCAACAGAAC
Encoded here:
- the LOC141667402 gene encoding putative NAD(P)H dehydrogenase (quinone) FQR1-like 2 isoform X1, whose product is MGKGGGCVPSKKKAPLGVSGQDAPDVVSDRSITVEEQSQVSDVRPQIQDEVLQTIKKLRIFIVFYSMYGHVESLAKRMKKGVDGIDGVEGVLYRVPETMSQEVLEQMKVPSKGDEIPVISVDDLVEADGLLFGFPTRFGSMSSQMKAFFDSTGKLWNEQKLAGVPAGFFVSTGTQGGGQETTAWTAITQLVHHGMLYVPVGYTFGAGMFNMETVRGGSPYGSGTYSGDGTRQPSDTELALAEHQGKYMAMIVKRLSQPQSSE
- the LOC141667402 gene encoding putative NAD(P)H dehydrogenase (quinone) FQR1-like 2 isoform X2, with protein sequence MYGHVESLAKRMKKGVDGIDGVEGVLYRVPETMSQEVLEQMKVPSKGDEIPVISVDDLVEADGLLFGFPTRFGSMSSQMKAFFDSTGKLWNEQKLAGVPAGFFVSTGTQGGGQETTAWTAITQLVHHGMLYVPVGYTFGAGMFNMETVRGGSPYGSGTYSGDGTRQPSDTELALAEHQGKYMAMIVKRLSQPQSSE